In one Rutidosis leptorrhynchoides isolate AG116_Rl617_1_P2 chromosome 8, CSIRO_AGI_Rlap_v1, whole genome shotgun sequence genomic region, the following are encoded:
- the LOC139863179 gene encoding receptor-like protein EIX2: MRVGLQHSHNHSFYFFILVVALFHSCLSDDTNSNTRLCIDDERRALLEFKHGLIDDADRLASWHSVDKDCCKWAGIVCDNVTGHILQIHLPGVDGHCHDDYDTQQQYDEISKQRLRGDLSPSLLQLKQLRHLDLSCNDFGGIQVPSFIGSIRNLRYLNLSCSEFGGTIPPQLGNLTEMRILSLGSFYSTPDDIESTSIGNMQWLSSLTWLRHLDTSGVDLSKADDWFQVINTLPYLVQLHFSTCQLLHIHPLVYSLNLTFLSVLDLSRNQFTDSFMSKWIFSVTSLVSLDLTSCGFHDHMPNSINNFRNLTSLKFLQVSGNTFMNSSLILEGLSSVGSNLILLDMSYCGVSSSTIGSLHNLTSLLNLGLSGSQITNTIPKSLGNLCNLKHLDLADSSFFNISIKAILESFFECKSPSLESLSFESASISSNLPNQLGQLMNLVDIQFGNSRIVGIIPDSIGQLYHLKSLDLDENLISGPIPYSIGALVSLEFLDLSNNQLNGSLPASLGQLSKLVDLDISNNLLQGVVTEAHFSKLTKLKYLSGIGNNLTFRPDLANWIPPFKLYNLYISSWDIGPQFPKWLLSQGDLTLLELKNTGISSTMPLSFWTSLPNLEYLDMSQNQIRGWLYDIPATLVVVDLSSNRFSGKLPNLFNNSLLMILNLSNNSFTGSLHHLLCSYGGNWLDALHLANNHLSGVVPECWAKWPNISYINLENNNLGGGIPKTMGSLSSLGSLNMCNNKLSGRLPATFKNLAKLEILQLAGNELVGKIPTWVGTHLSSLRILNLQSNNFNANIPHELCYITSIQILYLAYNRLSGDIPRCFNNFTILSEKETITNGQIEFIDVDNMNIVGSASLVTKGQEYTYSTILGFVTSLDLSSNNLSGSIPSELMVLHALQSLNLSRNQLTGKIPENIGDLKSLESFDVSLNHLYGELPVSLSRLSFLSNFNVSVNNLTGRIPSSTQLQGFGESSFFGNKLCGVPLTRQCGEVASSGHREDSDESHERDWGLIISILCGFVIGFWIVVTPSMVGRIRRAYFHFMRYISFGSITL, from the coding sequence ATGAGAGTTGGTTTACAACATTCTCATAATCATTCCTTCTACTTTTTCATACTTGTTGTGGCCTTATTTCACTCTTGTCTATCCGATGATACAAACTCCAATACCAGGTTATGTATAGATGATGAAAGACGAGCCCTTCTCGAGTTCAAGCACGGTCTTATTGATGATGCAGACCGGCTTGCTTCCTGGCACAGTGTGGACAAAGACTGCTGCAAATGGGCTGGGATCGTTTGTGATAACGTTACCGGTCATATTCTTCAAATTCATCTTCCTGGAGTAGATGGTCATTGTCATGATGATTACGACACtcaacaacaatatgatgaaatctcAAAGCAGAGGTTGAGAGGGGATTTAAGTCCATCCTTGTTGCAACTGAAGCAGCTCAGGCATCTAGACTTAAGTTGTAATGATTTTGGAGGAATCCAAGTTCCTAGTTTTATTGGTTCTATCAGAAACCTACGATATCTTAACCTTTCATGTTCCGAATTTGGCGGAACAATCCCTCCTCAACTGGGAAATCTCACTGAAATGCGCATTCTTAGTCTTGGGAGTTTTTATAGTACTCCTGATGATATTGAATCAACCAGTATTGGGAATATGCAGTGGTTGTCAAGTCTCACTTGGTTACGTCATCTGGATACGAGTGGTGTAGATCTTAGCAAAGCCGATGATTGGTTTCAGGTGATTAACACGCTCCCTTATCTGGTCCAGCTACATTTTTCTACCTGTCAACTTTTGCATATACATCCCCTTGTTTATAGTCTTAATCTCACTTTCCTTTCAGTGCTTGATCTTTCTAGAAATCAATTTACTGATAGTTTCATGTCCAAGTGGATTTTCAGTGTTACTAGTCTAGTTTCTCTAGACTTGACTTCTTGTGGTTTTCATGATCATATGCCTAATAGCATAAATAACTTTCGCAACTTGACTTCTCTCAAGTTTCTTCAAGTCTCCGGGAATACGTTCATGAATTCTTCGTTGATATTGGAAGGGCTGTCTAGTGTAGGTAGTAATCTCATTCTGTTAGATATGAGTTACTGTGGTGTTTCAAGTTCAACAATCGGCTCCCTTCACAATTTGACATCTCTTCTTAATCTTGGCCTATCGGGTAGTCAAATCACCAACACAATACCTAAATCATTGGGTAACCTTTGTAATCTAAAACATCTTGATCTGGCAGATAGCAGTTTTTTTAACATTAGTATAAAAGCCATCCTTGAAAGTTTTTTCGAGTGCAAGTCACCTAGCTTAGAGTCATTATCCTTCGAGTCTGCTAGCATTTCTAGTAATCTCCCCAATCAACTTGGACAACTGATGAACTTGGTGGATATCCAATTTGGTAACAGTCGTATTGTTGGCATAATACCAGATTCTATTGGACAACTATATCATTTAAAGTCACTCGATCTTGATGAAAATCTTATCTCTGGTCCAATCCCATACTCCATTGGAGCGTTAGTATCATTGGAGTTTCTAGATCTATCAAATAACCAATTGAATGGTAGCCTTCCTGCTAGCCTCGGTCAGCTTTCAAAGCTGGTTGATTTAGATATTTCTAATAATTTATTACAAGGTGTAGTGACGGAAGCTCATTTTTCCAAACTAACCAAGTTGAAATACTTAAGCGGAATAGGGAACAATTTAACATTTAGACCAGACCTTGCAAACTGGATTCCTCCTTTCAAACTATATAACTTGTATATAAGTTCATGGGATATAGGACCTCAATTTCCTAAGTGGCTGCTATCGCAAGGAGATTTAACACTTCTAGAGTTAAAAAACACAGGGATTTCGTCAACCATGCCCCTTTCATTTTGGACATCATTACCCAATCTAGAATACCTGGACAtgtcacaaaatcaaattagaggATGGTTGTATGATATCCCTGCAACACTTGTTGTAGTTGACTTGAGTTCCAATCGGTTTAGCGGGAAATTACCAAACCTCTTCAACAATTCGTTGTTAATGATCCTCAATTTATCAAATAATTCTTTCACGGGATCATTACATCATTTGTTATGTTCATATGGTGGGAACTGGCTAGATGCACTCCATCTTGCGAATAATCATCTTTCGGGTGTCGTTCCCGAGTGTTGGGCGAAATGGCCAAATATCTCATATATAAACTTGGAGAACAACAATCTGGGTGGTGGGATTCCAAAGACTATGGGATCTTTATCTTCTTTAGGGTCATTAAATATGTGCAATAACAAGTTATCTGGAAGATTACCTGCTACTTTTAAGAACTTGGCTAAATTGGAGATCCTTCAATTGGCTGGAAATGAACTTGTTGGAAAAATTCCAACATGGGTTGGAACACATCTTTCAAGTTTGAGAATTCTCAACCTCCAATCAAACAATTTTAATGCAAATATACCGCACGAGCTATGTTATATCACAAGTATTCAAATACTCTATCTTGCTTATAATCGGCTATCGGGAGATATTCCAAGGTGCTTCAACAACTTTACTATCCTTTCTGAGAAAGAGACTATAACAAATGGTCAAATAGAGTTCATAGATGTTGACAATATGAACATCGTGGGTAGCGCTTCGTTGGTGACAAAGGGACAAGAGTATACATATAGCACTATATTGGGCTTTGTAACGAGTTTGGACCTTTCAAGTAACAATCTTTCTGGGAGCATTCCAAGTGAGCTAATGGTTCTTCACGCATTACAATCTTTGAACTTATCAAGAAATCAGTTAACCGGAAAGATCCCGGAGAATATTGGGGATTTGAAATCACTCGAATCATTTGATGTATCTCTAAACCATCTCTATGGGGAGCTTCCTGTGAGCTTGTCTAGACTGAGTTTCTTAAGCAACTTTAATGTGTCAGTCAACAATTTGACCGGAAGGATTCCATCGAGCACACAACTTCAAGGGTTCGGTGAGTCCAGCTTCTTTGGCAACAAACTTTGTGGAGTTCCATTGACACGGCAGTGTGGAGAAGTTGCATCTAGTGGACACCGAGAAGACAGTGACGAATCACACGAAAGGGATTGGGGATTGATTATTAGCATCTTGTGTGGATTTGTTATTGGGTTTTGGATAGTTGTAACACCTTCGATGGTTGGCAGGATTAGACGTGCATATTTTCATTTCATGAGATATATCTCATTTGGTAGTATAACGTTGTAA